A stretch of the Planktothricoides raciborskii GIHE-MW2 genome encodes the following:
- a CDS encoding DUF4160 domain-containing protein, translated as MSNFVAMFFGDHSPPHFHAIYGEYNALISIESLEVIEGDLPGRAEKMVLEWAKLYQKELLQIWNSQEFIKLPPLK; from the coding sequence ATGTCAAATTTTGTCGCCATGTTCTTTGGCGATCATTCTCCCCCTCATTTTCACGCTATTTATGGTGAGTATAATGCGTTAATCAGTATTGAGTCTCTAGAAGTTATTGAAGGAGATTTACCAGGACGTGCCGAAAAAATGGTGCTAGAATGGGCAAAATTGTACCAGAAAGAACTACTCCAGATTTGGAATAGCCAAGAATTTATTAAGCTGCCACCTTTAAAATGA
- a CDS encoding DUF2442 domain-containing protein produces MKPPRIISAKVIQDYSLLVKFSNGEIRQYDVSRLLDNHTFARLRNPTFFKNFQVEPGGYALVWNEDIDISEYELWHNGICVADEDFAGDLEPIHS; encoded by the coding sequence ATGAAGCCGCCTCGGATTATTTCTGCTAAAGTTATTCAAGATTATAGTTTGCTGGTTAAGTTTAGTAATGGAGAAATCCGGCAATACGATGTCTCTAGGTTGTTAGACAATCATACATTTGCTCGGTTAAGAAATCCTACATTTTTTAAGAATTTTCAAGTTGAACCGGGGGGATATGCTCTAGTTTGGAATGAGGATATTGATATTAGTGAATACGAACTTTGGCACAATGGCATCTGTGTTGCAGATGAAGATTTTGCTGGTGATCTTGAGCCTATCCATTCTTAA
- a CDS encoding type II toxin-antitoxin system Phd/YefM family antitoxin: MINLSRDIQSLSSFKRKSAEFIQQMKETGKPIVLTVNGKAEVVVQDAVSYQKLIDMMEYLEAIAGIKEGLADVNAGRTRSLADFQQAMQEKRGISS, from the coding sequence ATGATCAACCTGAGTCGTGATATTCAGTCCCTTTCGAGCTTCAAGCGTAAATCTGCTGAATTTATCCAACAGATGAAAGAAACCGGGAAACCGATCGTCTTAACTGTCAACGGTAAAGCTGAAGTGGTTGTCCAAGATGCCGTGTCTTACCAAAAATTAATAGATATGATGGAATACCTAGAAGCGATCGCGGGCATTAAAGAAGGACTAGCGGATGTGAACGCGGGTAGAACTCGTTCCTTAGCAGACTTTCAACAAGCAATGCAGGAAAAACGTGGCATTTCAAGTTAA
- a CDS encoding CHAT domain-containing protein has product MNQRFFQKFQILFAIAWVLIVAKPGITQSGNQSGITGPNTDAIVPVAPPPSDNQPVLPSSLPGSEDSSQPAPTEQPQPGQPQPGQPAPTEQPQPGQPQPGQPAPTEQPQPGQPAPTEQPQPGQPQPGQPQPGQPQPGQPQPGQPQPGQPGQPPLGDRNIPLEPLQVHGFQSPPSPPTSGPPTPNQIGNRPGEKPPQEKPGPEMPRGEQQVDRPAYEAQLQQVDVDVAVQLIEEYQAVEFSDYLGLELFGKAPSFDEISATLYDLWQVTGQKSAFIYVSASESQLDLFTVVPSPDGRIENTAQLLASTRQIPGVIVAQTQGPVQHIQLPEVKGQELRETIQQFRNEITDPRYRRSQKYLENAQKLYQTLIAPIEPQLQAEGIDILVLSMDSGLRSLPIAALHDGKQFLIEKYGVALVPSFGLTDVSYADVRNTPILAMGASEFTDLNPLPAVPIELNNILRESWQGELFLNQEFTVDEFKTVNQTEQFGIIHLATHGEFKAGDLNESYIQFYDRKMNLGELKTIANELGWSQVENTPIELLVLSACKTAVGSPEAELGFAGLAVQAGVKSALASLWYVSDAGTLGLMSDFYQELSENPIKSQALRAAQIAMIKGKTRIENGQLRLSNGEMLPLSEELAELRNLNLSHPYFWSAFMMIGNWN; this is encoded by the coding sequence ATGAATCAACGTTTTTTTCAAAAATTTCAGATATTATTCGCGATCGCCTGGGTTTTAATTGTGGCAAAACCTGGGATAACTCAATCTGGTAATCAGTCCGGTATTACTGGGCCGAACACAGACGCGATCGTCCCGGTTGCCCCACCCCCTTCAGATAATCAGCCGGTATTGCCTTCTTCTCTACCAGGTTCAGAAGATTCGAGCCAACCTGCACCCACAGAACAACCTCAACCGGGACAACCTCAACCGGGACAACCTGCACCCACAGAACAACCTCAACCGGGACAACCTCAACCGGGACAACCTGCACCCACAGAACAACCTCAACCGGGACAACCTGCACCCACAGAACAACCTCAACCGGGACAACCTCAACCGGGACAACCTCAACCGGGACAACCTCAACCGGGACAACCTCAACCGGGACAACCTCAACCAGGGCAACCGGGACAACCTCCCCTTGGCGATCGCAACATCCCCTTAGAACCTTTACAGGTTCATGGTTTTCAGTCGCCACCTTCTCCTCCTACATCAGGTCCCCCGACCCCGAATCAGATCGGTAATCGACCGGGAGAAAAACCCCCGCAAGAAAAACCTGGCCCGGAAATGCCTAGAGGAGAACAACAGGTCGATCGCCCTGCTTATGAAGCACAATTACAACAAGTTGATGTGGATGTAGCGGTTCAGTTAATTGAAGAATATCAAGCGGTAGAATTTAGCGATTATTTAGGACTGGAACTGTTTGGCAAAGCCCCGTCTTTTGATGAAATTTCTGCCACCTTATACGACCTGTGGCAAGTCACGGGACAAAAATCCGCATTTATTTATGTCTCAGCCAGCGAGAGTCAACTGGATTTATTTACTGTCGTCCCCAGTCCTGATGGCAGAATAGAAAATACCGCACAACTGTTAGCTTCAACTCGGCAAATTCCTGGAGTAATAGTCGCCCAGACTCAAGGCCCAGTTCAACATATACAATTGCCAGAGGTGAAGGGGCAAGAACTGCGCGAAACCATCCAACAATTTAGAAATGAAATTACCGATCCAAGATATCGGCGATCGCAGAAATATCTGGAAAATGCCCAAAAACTTTATCAAACCCTGATTGCCCCGATAGAACCCCAATTACAAGCAGAAGGCATTGATATTTTAGTCTTATCAATGGACTCTGGTTTACGCAGTCTGCCCATTGCCGCATTGCATGATGGCAAACAGTTTTTAATTGAAAAATATGGCGTTGCCCTAGTTCCCAGTTTTGGATTAACTGATGTCAGTTACGCTGACGTGAGAAATACCCCAATTCTAGCAATGGGTGCTTCAGAATTTACCGACCTAAACCCCTTACCTGCCGTTCCTATTGAACTAAACAATATTCTCAGAGAATCTTGGCAAGGGGAGTTATTTCTGAATCAAGAATTTACCGTAGATGAGTTTAAAACTGTGAATCAAACAGAACAATTTGGAATTATTCACTTAGCCACTCACGGAGAATTTAAAGCAGGAGACTTGAATGAATCTTATATCCAGTTTTATGACCGCAAAATGAATCTGGGTGAACTCAAGACAATCGCCAATGAACTCGGATGGAGTCAAGTCGAAAATACCCCCATTGAACTATTAGTTTTATCCGCTTGTAAGACCGCAGTAGGTTCCCCCGAAGCAGAATTAGGTTTTGCTGGTTTAGCGGTTCAAGCAGGAGTCAAATCAGCTTTAGCCAGCCTATGGTATGTGAGTGATGCGGGTACTTTGGGATTAATGAGTGATTTTTATCAAGAATTAAGTGAAAACCCCATTAAATCTCAAGCATTGCGTGCGGCGCAAATCGCCATGAT
- a CDS encoding pentapeptide repeat-containing protein yields MPKKPEFFDWGDTCSDPYIFSYDDEDAKKSLIERIKRGQKWNLSQADLSGADLSGADLSKVDLSEANLSWADLSNANLSEANLSWADLSNANLSDANLSRVNLSRVSLYMTNMNKVNLCMNNLSEFNLSGFNLREANLSEANLSGTDLSKANLSEADLSKANLSEANLSNADLSEANLKEANLKEANLKEANLSGAKLSRAKLSRANLSGAKLSRAKLSRAKLSRAKQHLAYLSGDHLSWNDLSNADLSNADLNGANLNKADLSGANLKEAKLSGAYLREANLREANLSEANLSEANLSKANLSEANLSNADLSNANLSEANLSNADLSNADLSNANLSEANLSEANLSNANLSNADLSNADLSNADLSGANLKKAKLSEANLSNADLSGFNLSQANLSGANLCGANLKKANLSEANLSKANLSETDLSELSETDLSWVNLSGANLSKANLSKTDLRNANLSKTDLSETRLNWADLRKANLSEADLRGANLSKTDLREADLSNADLTEADLTKADLKGANLENATVTQARFGSNKGIDEALKTALLEKDAIFGIDEALETALLKKRCNL; encoded by the coding sequence ATGCCTAAAAAACCAGAATTTTTTGATTGGGGTGATACTTGCAGTGATCCTTATATATTCAGTTATGATGATGAAGACGCAAAGAAATCTTTGATTGAACGAATTAAAAGAGGTCAGAAGTGGAACCTGAGTCAGGCTGACCTGAGCGGGGCTGATCTGAGCGGGGCTGACTTGAGTAAGGTTGACCTGAGTGAGGCTAACCTAAGTTGGGCTGACTTGAGTAATGCTAATCTGAGTGAGGCTAACCTAAGTTGGGCTGACTTGAGTAATGCTAACTTGAGTGATGCTAACCTGAGTAGGGTTAATTTGAGTAGAGTTAGTTTGTATATGACTAACATGAATAAAGTTAACCTGTGTATGAATAACCTGAGTGAGTTTAACCTAAGTGGGTTTAATTTAAGAGAGGCTAATCTGAGTGAGGCTAACCTGAGTGGGACTGACCTGAGTAAGGCTAATCTGAGTGAAGCTGACCTGAGTAAGGCTAATCTGAGTGAGGCTAATCTGAGTAATGCTGACCTGAGTGAAGCTAACCTGAAAGAGGCTAACCTGAAAGAGGCTAACCTGAAAGAGGCTAACCTGAGTGGGGCTAAACTGAGTCGGGCTAAACTGAGTCGGGCTAACCTGAGTGGAGCTAAACTGAGTCGGGCTAAACTGAGTCGGGCTAAACTGAGTCGGGCTAAACAGCATCTGGCTTACCTGAGTGGGGATCACCTAAGTTGGAATGACTTGAGTAATGCTGACTTGAGTAATGCTGACCTGAATGGGGCTAATCTGAATAAAGCTGACCTGAGTGGAGCTAACTTAAAAGAGGCTAAACTGAGTGGGGCTTACCTGAGAGAGGCTAATCTGAGAGAGGCTAATCTGAGTGAGGCTAATCTGAGTGAGGCTAACCTGAGTAAGGCTAATCTGAGTGAGGCTAATCTGAGTAATGCTGACCTGAGTAATGCTAATCTGAGTGAGGCTAATCTGAGTAATGCTGACCTGAGTAATGCTGACCTGAGTAATGCTAATCTGAGTGAGGCTAATCTGAGTGAGGCTAATCTGAGTAATGCTAATCTGAGTAATGCTGACCTGAGTAATGCTGACCTGAGTAATGCTGACCTGAGTGGGGCTAACTTAAAAAAGGCTAAACTGAGTGAGGCTAATTTGAGCAATGCTGACCTGAGTGGGTTTAATCTGAGTCAGGCTAACTTGAGTGGAGCTAACCTGTGTGGGGCTAACTTAAAAAAGGCTAACCTAAGTGAAGCTAATCTGAGTAAGGCTAATCTGAGTGAAACTGATCTAAGTGAACTAAGTGAAACTGATCTGAGTTGGGTTAACTTGAGTGGGGCTAACCTGAGTAAGGCTAATTTGAGTAAAACCGATTTGCGTAATGCTAATTTGAGCAAGACTGACTTAAGTGAGACTCGTTTGAATTGGGCTGACTTGAGAAAAGCTAATCTGAGTGAGGCTGACTTAAGAGGGGCTAATCTGAGTAAAACTGACTTAAGAGAGGCTGACCTGAGTAATGCTGACCTGACTGAGGCTGATTTAACAAAAGCTGATTTAAAAGGGGCTAATCTTGAAAATGCCACAGTTACTCAAGCCCGATTTGGATCTAACAAAGGTATTGATGAAGCGCTAAAAACTGCTCTCCTTGAAAAAGATGCAATCTTTGGTATTGATGAAGCGCTAGAAACTGCTCTCCTTAAAAAAAGATGCAATCTTTGA
- a CDS encoding YqiA/YcfP family alpha/beta fold hydrolase produces the protein MGRDKYIYLHGFASSPHGGKAEYFRQGFGQLSINLQTPDLNQGDFFNLTLTRQLNFIKAEYFDKISISDTTEKTLTSLPEITLIGSSFGGLTSAILAQGNFKVKRLVLLAPAFQFHRHLSRLLGEAAMQQWQRDGFGLFPHYGENRDLPLSYQFWVDLLQYQNEQFPREIPTLIFHGIHDEVIPIESSRAFASDRPWVKLQELDSDHGLTNVLPQIWQAIQYFCQI, from the coding sequence ATGGGACGGGATAAGTATATTTATCTACATGGGTTTGCTTCTTCTCCCCACGGGGGAAAAGCGGAGTATTTCCGCCAAGGATTTGGCCAATTGTCAATTAACCTACAAACTCCTGATTTGAATCAAGGGGATTTTTTCAATCTTACCTTAACCAGACAATTAAATTTCATTAAAGCCGAATATTTTGATAAAATATCTATCTCAGACACAACAGAGAAAACTCTCACTAGCTTACCAGAAATTACCTTAATTGGTTCTAGTTTTGGCGGATTGACTTCAGCAATTTTGGCTCAAGGAAACTTTAAAGTAAAACGCTTAGTTTTACTAGCCCCCGCTTTCCAATTTCACCGACATTTATCTCGCTTGTTGGGAGAGGCAGCCATGCAGCAATGGCAAAGGGATGGATTTGGGCTATTTCCCCATTACGGGGAAAACCGGGATTTGCCCCTCAGCTATCAATTTTGGGTTGATTTACTCCAGTATCAAAATGAACAGTTTCCTAGAGAAATTCCTACTTTAATTTTTCATGGGATTCACGATGAGGTAATTCCCATTGAGTCGAGTCGAGCTTTTGCCAGCGATCGCCCTTGGGTAAAACTGCAAGAACTCGACAGCGATCATGGGTTGACTAATGTTTTGCCACAGATTTGGCAAGCAATTCAATACTTTTGTCAAATTTAA
- a CDS encoding type II toxin-antitoxin system RelE/ParE family toxin translates to MAFQVKLTRKAEIEIETAYQWLKERNPDYADQWLRDLMDTLATLQEKPRRCPLAIENDVFPEEIRQLLYGKRQQSYRPSVCDSGRESICTSCPSW, encoded by the coding sequence GTGGCATTTCAAGTTAAGCTGACGCGCAAAGCAGAAATTGAAATTGAAACAGCCTACCAATGGTTAAAGGAACGAAACCCAGATTATGCCGATCAATGGTTACGAGATTTGATGGATACCCTGGCAACCTTACAGGAAAAACCTCGGCGTTGTCCTTTAGCCATAGAAAATGATGTTTTTCCTGAAGAAATTCGGCAACTTCTCTACGGCAAAAGACAGCAGAGTTATCGCCCGTCTGTTTGTGATTCGGGACGAGAAAGTATATGTACTTCATGTCCGTCATGGTAG